The Primulina eburnea isolate SZY01 chromosome 13, ASM2296580v1, whole genome shotgun sequence genome includes a region encoding these proteins:
- the LOC140810341 gene encoding uncharacterized protein, whose translation MDTNLASSRRGNYTFRFLGQVFHTLPPLSPREGKPSHFQLYFWDSCNELTNRMGVFDNGDICEDTMKLLIDVMKKNPYAELLQRINDFPSIKDVTLQICKNAGVDQRCYNHPTADQVAAIWVEGNNPDIPYDRDIILHGTDGHKHIIKHYFGCYDPLQYPLLFPNGENGWHQNIPKFKDASIVLQSHHEIVNPTNFSSVESIIETEQRAVRSNNNRMVSCREYYCYKFQIRNQNPSVLLYARRLLQQYAVDMYIKLETTRLDYCRNNQAELRSEYYQGIVDSVNCGETRGSEIGKRIVLPASFIGGPRDMRKRYLDAMALVRRFGKPDLFITMTCNPKWKEITDNLMGSQQPQDRPDLTARVFRSKVQDLKKK comes from the exons ATGGATACTAATCTTGCTTCTTCGAGACGTGGAAACTACACATTTAGATTTTTAGGACAAGTATTCCATACACTCCCACCTTTAAGTCCTCGTGAAGGAAAACCATCTCATTTCCAACTGTATTTTTGGGATAGCTGCAACGAATTGACTAATAGGATGGGTGTATTCGACAATGGTGATATTTGTGAAGATACTATGAAGCTATTGATCGATGTAATGAAAAAAAATCCATACGCAGAATTATTGCAACGAATAAATGATTTTCCTTCTATTAAAGACGTAACACTTCAAATATGCAAGAATGCTGGAGTAGATCAGCGTTGCTACAACCATCCTACAGCTGATCAAGTTGCTGCTATTTGGGTAGAGGGAAATAATCCTGACATTCCATATGATAGGGACATAATACTTCATGGGACTGATGGACATAAACACATAATAAAGCATTATTTTGGTTGCTATGATCCCCTGCAATATCCACTTCTTTTTCCAAATGGAGAAAATGGATGGCACCAGAACATTCCGAAATTTAAGGATGCAAGTATTGTTCTCCAGTCACATCATGAAATTGTGAATCCAACAAATTTTTCCTCCGTGGAATCTATTATTGAAACGGAACAGAGAG CTGTTAGAAGCAATAACAACAGGATGGTTTCTTGCCGAGAGTACTATtgttacaaatttcagataagaaATCAGAATCCATCCGTTCTTTTATATGCGAGAAGATTGTTGCAACAATATGCAGTTGATATGTACATCAAACTTGAAACAACACGCTTGGATTATTGCAGAAACAATCAAGCTGAATTGAGATCTGAGTATTATCAAGGCATTGTGGATAGTGTCAATTGTGGAGAAACAAGAGGAAGTGAAATTGGAAAGAGAATTGTTCTTCCTGCATCGTTCATTGGAGGTCCAAGAGACATGCGAAAAAGATATTTAGATGCAATGGCATTGGTAAGAAGGTTTGGAAAACCGGATCTCTTTATAACAATGACTTGTAATCCAAAGTGGAAAGAAATTACAGATAACTTAATGGGCAGTCAACAACCTCAAGATCGGCCCGATTTGACAGCTAGAGTTTTTCGATCAAAGGTCCAAGACTTGAAAAAGAAATAA